In the genome of Vicia villosa cultivar HV-30 ecotype Madison, WI linkage group LG7, Vvil1.0, whole genome shotgun sequence, one region contains:
- the LOC131619164 gene encoding uncharacterized protein LOC131619164 produces MAPSKPTNPSSKEILEEAIQVSTLHLNSAMAETQEQMDVRFAQVHEDIAQQVGQINSRLDDDKSVEDSSKSSSLLSQPTLPDLVAVFQINPFEAQIEELKDEIEVEEPKVELKVLPSHLKYVFLEKNENKAVIISNTLSKGEEEKLLGVLERNQEAMGWTLSDLKGISPSFCMHKISMEDDFKQVAQPQRRLNPVMKEVVRKEVVKMLEAGMIYPISDSAWVSPVHVVPKKGGMTVIRKEKNELIPSRTVTGWRMFNPEDHEKTAFTCPFGIFAYRRMPFELCNAPATFQRCMQAIFSDLIEKCIEVFMDDLSVFGASFDLCLKNLDTVLSRCVESNLVLNWEKCNFMVTEGIVLGHKVSSRGLEVDKAKI; encoded by the exons ATGGCTCCTTCAAAACCAACCAACCCTTCTTCTAAAGAAATTTTAGAGGAAGCTATTCAAGTGTCTACCTTACATCTAAATAGTGCTATGGCTGAAACTcaagaacaaatggatgtgagGTTTGCCCAAGTTCATGAGGATATAGCACAGCAAGTGGGACAAATCAACTCAAGGTTGGATGATGACAAAAGTGTGGAAGATTCAAG TAAGAGCAGCAGCCTGCTGTCACAGCCAACACTGCCCGATCTGGTGGCAGTATTTCAG ATAAATCCTTTTGAAGCTcaaattgaagaattgaaagatgagattgaagttgaagaaccaaaggTGGAATTGAaagtgttaccgtctcacttgaagtATGTGTTTCTTGAGAAGAATGAAAACAAGGCGGTTATCATTAGCAACACCCTTTCTAAgggtgaagaagaaaaattacttGGGGTCTTAGAAAGAAATCAAGAAGCAATGGGATGGACACTTTCCGATCTCAAAGGAATTAGTCCCTCcttttgtatgcataagatttcgATGGAGGATGACTTTAAACAGGTGGCTCAACCACAAAGACGATTGAATCCGGTAATGAAAGAGGTAGTGAGAAAGGAAGTAGTAAAAATGTTAGAAGCCGGGATGATTTATCCAATCTCggatagtgcttgggtgagtccCGTCCATGTGGTGCCCAAGAAGGGTGGAATGACGGTGATTCGAAAAGAAAAGAATGAGCTAATTCCTTCTCGAACCGTAACGGGATGGAGGATGT TCAATCCCGAGGATCATGAGAAGACCGCGTTCACATGCCCTTTCGGTATTTTTGCTTATCGGCGAATGCCTTTCGAGTTATGTAATGCACCGGCAACAtttcaacggtgtatgcaagctatcttttCCGACTTGATTGAGAAGTGCAtcgaagtgtttatggatgacttatCGGTTTTCGGAGCTTCATTTGATCTATGTTTGAAAAATCTTGATACCGTGCTAAGTCGTTGTGTGGAGTCAAATTTGGTTCTAAATTGGGAGAAGTGCAACTTTATGGTTACCGAAGGAATTGTGctcggccacaaggtttcttcaagagGCCTTGAGGTGGATAAAGCAAAAATTTAA
- the LOC131619165 gene encoding uncharacterized protein LOC131619165 — MDFITHLPNSFGQTVIWVICDRLTKFMHFLALPSHFTATDLAHRFTVEIFRLHGCPRSIVSDRDPLFLSKFWKEFFRSHGTTLKYSTSYHPQTNGQTEVVNRSVETYLRYLAGDHPRSWHKFLHLAEYWYNTTFHSAIQMTPFRALYGRDPPHLLDYFSDSVSEKPLEVALQQQEILQELKMHLQKSRISMEKQANLTRRDVTFQAGYWLDLPSSSRIHPIVHVALLKPYYGDHPASDLQPLPLPDLVLFEDDIIRDTELHNRNKATMVNASFKDKQEINAGHGKTLIPQVEDSQRWGFKDRDVVNKEDVLRVEREVPKTSVFEKERGTKSVRDSVANSFQNTYYLSLNGHMSIKSPYGFQSTAVGTLNPTCPTAQEITQSTTNQSASTVRIPSYPQPLPLSHLPMDRVANSPSQMPTSALGPHLPLNLEDKVPFGYGSSDMMKQRPNRLKKRSSKLKDFIEY; from the exons ATGGATTTCATTACGCACTTACCTAACTCTTTTGGCCAGACCGTCATCTGGGTCATTTGCGACCGTTTAACCAAGTTTATGCATTTTCTTGCTCTACCCTCGCACTTCACAGCGACGGATCTGGCTCACCGGTTCACAGTCGAGATTTTTCGCCTCCATGGTTGCCCAAGATCAATTGTCTCCGACAGGGACCCTCTCTTCTTGAGTAAGTTCTGGAAGGAATTTTTTCGTTCGCATGGCACCACCCTGAAATACAGCacatcatatcatccacagaccAACGGGCAAACGGAAGTTGTAAATCGCTCAGTCGAAACATACTTACGCTATTTAGCAGGAGACCACCCTCGTTCATGGCATAAATTTCTACACCTGGCGGAATACTGGTACAACACTACTTTCCATTCTGCAATTCAGATGACTCCTTTTCGTGCTCTCTACGGTCGCGACCCACCACATCTGTTGGATTATTTCTCTGATTCGGTGTCTGAAAAGCCCCTGGAAGTGGCTCTACAACAACAAGAGATACTTCAAGAGTTAAAGATGCATTTACAAAAGAGCAGAATCTCAATGGAAAAACAAGCGAATCTAACTCGCAGAGACGTTACCTTCCAAGCAGGATACTGG CTTGATCTGCCATCGTCTTCACGCATTCATCCGATTGTGCATGTCGCCTTGTTGAAGCCTTACTATGGAGACCACCCAGCTTCGGATTTGCAACCTCTACCCTTGCCGGATCTGGTGTTGTTTGAGGACGACATCATCAGAGACACAGAACTGCACAACAGAAACAAAGCAACCATGGTTAATGCTTCTTTCAAAGACAAACAAGAGATTAATGCTGGACATGGAAAAACACTCATACCTCAGGTGGAAGATTCGCAGAGATGGGGTTTCAAAGATCGGGACGTTGTAAACAAGGAAGATGTTTTGAGGGTTGAGAGAGAAGTACCAAAGACTTCTGTTTTTGAGAAAGAAAGAGGAACGAAATCTGTGAGAGATTCGGTGGCCAACTCTTTTCAGAATACTTATTATTTGTCTCTAAACGGTCACATGTCCATAAAGTCTCCATACGGGTTCCAAAGTACAGCTGTGGGTACACTAAACCCCACTTGTCCCACTGCCCAAGAGATAACACAATCCACCACCAACCAATCAGCTTCCACAGTTCGGATTCCCTCCTATCCCCAACCGTTACCTTTATCACATCTCCCAATGGACCGCGTGGCCAATTCCCCTTCACAAATGCCAACATCTGCATTGGGCCCTCATCTACctttgaaccttgaggacaaAGTTCCTTTTGGGTATGGGAGTAGTGATATGATGAAGCAAAGGCCCAATAGATTAAAGAAAAGATCCAGCAAACTTAAAGACTTCATTGAATATTAG